A stretch of Acropora muricata isolate sample 2 chromosome 7, ASM3666990v1, whole genome shotgun sequence DNA encodes these proteins:
- the LOC136921818 gene encoding uncharacterized protein, giving the protein MAEQEFKDAKKTRRNAKAALTRAGNWLMKQIDCERPGSEVSEALNKFHQAFSDLVVKHENFSKMIDDDEEFETEEGWMAECQETFMDLEMNAKLHIESINDKGKGPIQTKDLGKDKNKSNDGPICSGISSMQNPESGGSDGGSNNPVEVIQQIETSNSSVSHDSVNTEIVAGGSNDIITDSQGSHSASCGFKMEKPKMPKFAGDVREYTIFRADFKHAIESRYSKRDSITFLRACLQGKPLELIKGIGSDYDAAWEYLDSIYGDPRFVSDTITQDIVKFRSLQNGEDARFCDLVHLVRRSYNTLRDVGVPNDMDNSHMLSVIEQKMGADDRKVWSRDLERECKKATLKTLIDWMTVEMKSRMRATAPLRTGSSNPRSVHHVRGDIGKKGIATRVKCWFCRNSSHWTDQCQSFGALTVDERIKLAKENHVCFACLKPAGRDHGIENCSRRRKCTKMYQGKECTHYHHPLLHRNTPDRISVASFSSTHEAILPVVTVKIHGQNGLQKSSNALLDSGAQVSLIRESTAAQLGLQGKDTSVTITKVGGEEETIKTKVYKVPVSSIDRAEIVSIKAIDIPCISEDVSPVQLKPIAELLGIKSERLRRGKGPVDILIGTLAKPSNLAS; this is encoded by the coding sequence ATGGCGGAACAAGAATTTAAGGACGCAAAGAAGACGCGGCGAAATGCAAAGGCTGCCCTGACGAGAGCTGGAAACTGGTTAATGAAGCAGATTGACTGCGAAAGGCCAGGATCGGAGGTGAGCGAAGCTTTAAATAAATTCCATCAAGCCTTCAGTGACCTCGTGGTAAAACACGAGAACTTTTCCAAAATGATTGATGACGATGAAGAATTCGAGACCGAAGAAGGATGGATGGCTGAATGCCAGGAAACATTTATGGATTTGGAAATGAATGCTAAATTACACATCGAAAGTATCAATGATAAGGGAAAGGGTCCGATTCAGACTAAAGATTTAGGTAAGGACAAAAACAAGAGTAATGACGGGCCCATTTGTAGTGGAATTTCAAGTATGCAAAACCCGGAAAGCGGCGGCTCTGATGGTGGCTCAAATAATCCCGTTGAAGTTATCCAGCAAATAGAGACTTCAAATTCATCTGTCAGTCACGATAGTGTTAACACTGAAATTGTCGCCGGTGGTTCAAATGATATAATAACTGACAGCCAAGGTTCCCACAGCGCTTCCTGTGGTTTTAAAATGGAAAAGCCGAAAATGCCAAAATTCGCCGGAGATGTCCGAGAATATACAATTTTTCGTGCAGACTTCAAACACGCAATCGAGTCACGTTACTCCAAAAGAGATTCTATCACCTTTCTTCGCGCTTGCCTACAAGGAAAACCTCTCGAACTAATCAAGGGAATTGGATCGGATTACGACGCCGCTTGGGAGTACCTTGATTCTATTTACGGTGACCCTCGATTCGTGTCCGATACTATAACTCAGGACATTGTTAAATTCCGCTCACTTCAAAATGGCGAAGACGCGAGGTTTTGCGATCTCGTACACTTGGTGAGGCGCTCTTACAACACGCTCAGAGACGTTGGTGTCCCGAACGATATGGACAACAGTCACATGTTATCTGTCATCGAGCAAAAAATGGGCGCTGATGATCGGAAGGTTTGGTCGAGAGATTTAGAGCGGGAGTGTAAGAAGGCAACGTTAAAGACGCTCATCGACTGGATGACTGTAGAAATGAAATCAAGAATGCGTGCAACAGCCCCCTTGAGAACCGGCTCAAGTAATCCCCGCTCAGTTCATCACGTACGAGGAGATATCGGGAAGAAAGGCATCGCGACACGCGTAAAGTGCTGGTTTTGCAGAAATTCTTCACACTGGACGGACCAATGTCAGTCGTTTGGCGCTCTGACCGTTGACGAACGTATCAAGCTGGCCAAGGAAAATCACGTTTGTTTTGCTTGCCTTAAGCCGGCAGGAAGAGATCATGGAATTGAGAACTGCAGTAGACGTCGGAAGTGTACGAAAATGTATCAAGGAAAAGAATGCACACATTACCACCATCCGCTGCTTCACAGGAACACTCCCGATAGAATCAGTGTAGCATCATTTTCCAGCACGCACGAAGCTATTTTACCAGTGGTAACAGTGAAGATCCACGGTCAGAATGGTCTTCAAAAGAGCAGCAATGCGCTCCTCGACTCTGGAGCTCAAGTCAGCCTTATCAGGGAATCAACAGCAGCTCAATTGGGCCTGCAAGGAAAGGACACCTCAGTTACTATTACCAAAGTAGGGGGAGAGGAGGAAactatcaaaacaaaagtttacaAGGTTCCTGTGTCATCAATCGACCGTGCGGAGATAGTTTCAATTAAAGCAATTGACATCCCATGTATCAGCGAGGATGTGTCACCTGTGCAGCTTAAACCAATCGCGGAACTTCTGGGAATAAAAAGTGAAAGATTACGAAGGGGCAAGGGTCCAGTCGACATCCTGATCGGCACATTGGCGAAACCAAGCAATCTGGCAAGTTAG
- the LOC136921817 gene encoding uncharacterized protein, with amino-acid sequence MGVEVKPCVCGADKLTQIEREEAEIISNSCVKVGQQWMVPYPWKKDPTLLPNNRPLAKKRLESTEKRLQKDKEKAMAYDNQMQEMEKMKFSRKLSKKEVDSYTGPVHYIPHHAVIRPEKKSTPVRIVFNSSSVYQGHALNDYWLKGPDLLNSLFGVILRFRERPVAVMGDISKMYHRVLIPERDQHVHRFLWRNMQTEREPDVYVKTVLTFGDKPAPAMAQIPLRKTAEENKDDFPEAAETITKNSYMDDICDSVDDVESAKKLTGNIDNILSKGDFSVKEWTSNEDLARGLNRDDSEETVLQVDGEEDAGKVLGVVWKHKTDELRVKVREDMLVPGENLSCDQDTLNKRKIMSKVARIYDPIGLASALIIRAKIGLQNLWQTGADWDDKLPSEVQEHWKALFQEITKLNKVSFQRSLLTVGASEEPMLCVFSDASEEAFGACAYIRQRGEEKYKVNLIAAKSRVAPLKRLSVPRLELQAGVLASRLAKTIQEESRIKFGDVVFFTDSIIVLAWIHSQSRSFKPFVSARVGEIQNNSDPKRWRHIPGELNVADDVSRGIPVEELNHRWRNGPEFLRLPESEWPQEVSQVLPKKEDMEYRQVKVVGAVKVTKVGEAINARRFSNWRKLIRVTAFIRRLAQRIKLKRSGEQLPNGPLTPTELYEAETLWIKRAQQDLQERLAKGEFDGLSPFLDDKRVIRVGGRVDKAVMTYETRHPALLLYELAISLLIARHTHQHGHSGVASTTAKIRTRFWILKATKLVKSVKSKCTFCREMTQRVETQLMADLPALRLLPFTPPFHVSSCDYFGPFKVKIGRNKTAKHYGVIFTCLNTRAVHLEMAVDCSTMDLLQNGCTEALVKTCKGALKRAIGEQTLTPLELYTCLLEVANLVNQRPIGRVPTDPDDGAYLCPNDVLLGQATSRVPQGPFQVTRNPRRRVEFVQSIVDSFWKRWSRDVFPSLVPRKRWRVERRNLQVGDVVTVADQNAVRGKWTMGTIVGVFPGSDGRVRNVNVKTPKGVYSRPITKIAVIYPVEGFEE; translated from the exons ATGGGAGTGGAGGTGAAACCGTGTGTTTGTGGCGCCGACAAGTTGACACAAATTGAAAGAGAGGAAGCGGAGATCATTTCCAACTCGTGTGTTAAAGTGGGCCAGCAGTGGATGGTGCCATATCCCTGGAAGAAAGACCCCACCCTCCTTCCAAACAATAGACCACTGGCAAAGAAAAGGTTGGAATCGACAGAAAAGCGCCTCCAAAAGGACAAGGAAAAGGCGATGGCCTACGATAATCAAATGcaggaaatggaaaaaatgaAGTTCTCGAGAAAGCTATCCAAGAAAGAAGTTGACAGCTACACTGGTCCGGTGCATTATATCCCTCACCACGCTGTAATCCGACCTGAAAAGAAAAGCACGCCAGTGCGAATTGTCTTTAACTCGTCGTCAGTGTACCAAGGTCACGCCCTAAATGATTACTGGCTGAAAGGACCCGATTTGCTTAACAGTCTGTTCGGGGTCATCTTGCGCTTCAGAGAAAGGCCAGTAGCGGTAATGGGAGACATCTCAAAAATGTATCACCGCGTATTGATACCAGAAAGAGATCAGCATGTGCATCGCTTCCTTTGGAGGAACATGCAAACGGAAAGGGAACCCGATGTATACGTCAAAACAGTGCTGACGTTTGGAGACAAGCCAGCCCCAGCGATGGCCCAGATACCACTGCGTAAAACAGCGGAAGAAAACAAGGACGACTTTCCAGAAGCGGCAGAGACCATCACGAAAAATTCTTACATGGACGATATCTGCGACTCTGTAGATGATGTTGAATCAGCCAAGAAGCTTACTGGAAACATTGACAACATTTTGTCAAAAGGAGATTTTTCGGTGAAGGAGTGGACCTCAAATGAAGACCTTGCAAGAGGCCTCAATAGAGACGACTCAGAAGAAACAGTCTTGCAGGTAGATGGAGAAGAGGACGCAGGCAAGGTTCTCGGGGTCGTTTGGAAGCATAAAACGGATGAACTGCGTGTCAAGGTCCGTGAAGACATGCTTGTTCCAGGGGAAAATTTATCATGTGATCAAGATACGTTAAACAAGAGGAAGATAATGAGTAAAGTAGCTCGGATTTATGATCCTATCGGACTGGCATCGGCACTCATCATTAGAGCAAAAATTGGCCTCCAGAACTTGTGGCAGACAGGAGCTGACTGGGACGACAAGCTACCAAGTGAAGTTCAAGAGCATTGGAAAGCGTTATTCCAGGAGATAACAAAGCTCAATAAAGTGTCCTTCCAAAGAAGTCTGCTCACGGTCGGCGCAAGTGAGGAGCCAATGCTATGCGTATTTTCTGATGCGTCAGAAGAAGCCTTCGGAGCATGTGCCTACATACGACAAAGAGGAGAAGAAAAGTACAAGGTCAATCTTATTGCAGCCAAGTCCAGAGTTGCCCCATTGAAACGCCTATCAGTCCCACGTCTAGAACTGCAAGCTGGAGTACTTGCTTCCCGTTTGGCGAAGACAATTCAAGAGGAATCTCGAATCAAGTTTGGCGATGTTGTGTTCTTCACTGATAGCATCATTGTGCTTGCATGGATTCATAGCCAGTCAAGAAGCTTCAAACCTTTCGTATCTGCAAGAGTTGGTGAAATTCAGAATAATTCAGACCCGAAAAGATGGAGACACATCCCAGGAGAATTGAATGTAGCAGACGACGTGTCCCGTGGCATACCAGTGGAAGAGTTGAACCACAGATGGCGCAATGGACCAGAATTCCTTCGACTACCAGAGTCAGAGTGGCCTCAAGAAGTATCCCAGGTGCTCCCAAAGAAAGAGGACATGGAGTACCGCCAGGTGAAGGTTGTCGGTGCAGTAAAAGTGACAAAGGTCGGCGAAGCTATCAACGCGCGACGGTTCTCAAACTGGAGGAAGCTAATCAGAGTAACGGCATTTATCAGAAGACTCGCTCAAAGAATTAAGCTGAAACGTAGTGGAGAACAGCTACCAAATGGTCctctcacacccactgaattgTATGAAGCAGAAACACTGTGGATCAAAAGAGCGCAACAGGATCTACAAGAGAGACTTGCAAAGGGAGAATTTGACGGCCTTAGCCCGTTCCTAGATGACAAAAGAGTTATAAGAGTTGGCGGAAGAGTGGACAAGGCTGTGATGACCTATGAAACACGACACCCTGCCCTCCTTCTGTACGAGCTCGCTATTTCACTATTAATAGCTAGACATACTCATCAGCATGGTCACAGCGGCGTAGCAAGCACCACAGCGAAGATCCGAACCAGGTTCTGGATCCTGAAAGCAACGAAGCTTGTAAAATCGGTTAAGTCCAAGTGTACCTTTTGCCGAGAGATGACGCAAAGAGTTGAAACCCAACTGATGGCAGATCTACCAGCACTTCGACTTTTGCCATTCACGCCGCCCTTTCATGTTTCATCATGCGACTACTTTGGTCCATTCAAAGTCAAGATCGGCCGAAACAAAACAGCAAAGCATTACGGGGTAATATTCACATGCTTGAATACCAGGGCTGTTCATCTTGAGATGGCTGTCGACTGCTCCACCATGGACCTTTTACAA AACGGATGCACGGAAGCTCTTGTCAAGACGTGTAAAGGTGCCTTAAAGAGAGCAATAGGAGAACAAACCCTAACGCCGTTGGAACTGTACACCTGCTTACTGGAAGTGGCGAATTTGGTGAACCAGCGTCCCATTGGCCGGGTACCTACTGACCCAGACGATGGAGCTTATTTGTGTCCAAATGATGTGCTGTTGGGACAGGCAACATCACGCGTACCTCAAGGTCCTTTCCAAGTCACCAGAAATCCTCGACGGAGAGTGGAATTTGTTCAAAGTATCGTTGATTCTTTCTGGAAACGATGGAGCCGAGATGTATTTCCTTCTCTAGTACCCCGCAAAAGGTGGCGAGTGGAACGTCGAAACCTCCAAGTTGGAGACGTGGTCACAGTGGCAGATCAAAATGCTGTTCGTGGAAAGTGGACGATGGGCACAATCGTTGGTGTGTTCCCGGGTTCTGATGGAAGAGTCCGCAACGTCAACGTGAAGACACCCAAAGGCGTTTACAGTCGCCCTATTACAAAGATTGCGGTGATTTACCCTGTTGAAGGTTTTGAAGAGTAG